In Myxococcus fulvus, the following proteins share a genomic window:
- a CDS encoding fatty acid desaturase family protein, producing the protein MTLFRHPRDRIPVLLFTLMFALDLTVFFTATSWWLPILWLGLGIIPKGWISAWNHHHQHVTMFRHALPNRLLEIMFGFQTGVTSHAWFLHHVVGHHRNYLDQTKDEAGWKRADGTTMGEMEFSVLNWLMAYPRAYRVGLSHPKALRVFLGMGALQVALLGVLFWHNWYNALFVFLLPMAASLYVTVWATYFHHVGLDVTEHSQASYNILHKGYNLMTGNLGYHTAHHTKHGLHWSQLPELHAQLAKDIPATLYRQPGIPFVWTGTEAKIDPAESELGAIAQ; encoded by the coding sequence ATGACCTTGTTTCGACATCCCCGAGACCGCATCCCCGTCCTGCTGTTCACCCTGATGTTCGCCCTGGACCTGACGGTCTTCTTCACGGCGACGAGCTGGTGGTTGCCCATCCTCTGGCTCGGCCTTGGAATCATCCCCAAGGGGTGGATCAGCGCGTGGAACCATCACCACCAGCACGTGACGATGTTCCGTCACGCGCTGCCCAACCGGCTGCTGGAGATCATGTTCGGTTTCCAGACGGGCGTGACGTCCCACGCGTGGTTCCTGCACCACGTGGTGGGCCACCACCGCAACTACCTGGACCAGACCAAGGACGAGGCCGGGTGGAAGCGCGCCGACGGCACCACCATGGGTGAGATGGAGTTCTCCGTCCTCAACTGGCTCATGGCGTATCCGCGCGCGTACCGCGTGGGCCTGTCCCATCCGAAGGCGCTGCGCGTGTTCCTGGGCATGGGCGCGCTGCAGGTGGCGCTGCTCGGCGTGCTGTTCTGGCACAACTGGTACAACGCCCTCTTCGTGTTCCTGCTGCCGATGGCGGCGTCGCTCTACGTCACCGTCTGGGCCACCTACTTCCACCACGTGGGGCTGGACGTCACGGAGCACTCGCAGGCCTCGTACAACATCCTGCACAAGGGCTACAACCTGATGACCGGCAACCTGGGCTACCACACCGCGCACCACACCAAGCACGGGTTGCACTGGTCCCAGCTGCCGGAGCTGCACGCGCAGCTGGCCAAGGACATCCCGGCCACGCTCTACCGCCAGCCGGGCATCCCGTTCGTGTGGACGGGCACCGAGGCGAAGATCGACCCGGCGGAGTCGGAGCTGGGCGCCATCGCGCAGTAA
- a CDS encoding cytochrome P450, whose protein sequence is MPNLLSRGLFNLFFGGRRAPLASLPGPTPGLLGNLGDFLGAQPWEVCARYAREYGPVTVAWLGPSPALILNDPDVIHEVMETRRLEFEKGNIGEQIRHSTTDDTPFIAEQGDDWARKHAMDPLAQPWTPAWQAAQVEPMRRALLESVEAQFAHPSVDLTPTLRRMTFDAFCVATVGEKLPTSSYDDFMLLAAGADARIQAKLPLRFVSAPKGFEAAKERFYGVFARKIHEARQARSSTAVDLMSWTLREMPRLDDQVHAHLLGGFFFGGVFSSSTTLVGAFHQLNKYPATLERLALESDALAQGPLSLSRLVDEAPWGEAVAYEALRILPAVRVFMRRSPLTPSRLAGVTLPPGTTLMVSNQHLHRDPSHWASPETFDPERWLNGGAARDPLGSGHFFPFGRGPRACVAGDFAMVYLRTALATLSARARILVDSTEPFEEGFFFGVVRPRGVTGKIIPRERSTLHPASPEAPLPPAVESA, encoded by the coding sequence GTGCCCAACCTGCTCTCACGTGGCCTCTTCAACCTGTTCTTCGGCGGCCGCCGCGCGCCCCTGGCGAGCCTGCCCGGGCCGACGCCGGGCCTGCTGGGCAACCTGGGTGACTTCCTGGGCGCCCAGCCCTGGGAGGTCTGCGCCCGCTACGCGCGCGAGTACGGCCCCGTCACCGTGGCGTGGCTGGGGCCGTCCCCCGCGCTCATCCTCAACGACCCGGACGTCATCCACGAGGTGATGGAGACGCGGCGGCTGGAGTTCGAGAAGGGCAACATCGGCGAGCAGATCCGCCACTCCACCACCGACGACACGCCCTTCATCGCCGAGCAGGGTGACGACTGGGCGCGCAAGCACGCCATGGACCCGCTGGCGCAGCCCTGGACGCCCGCGTGGCAGGCGGCCCAGGTGGAGCCGATGCGCCGGGCGCTGCTCGAGTCGGTGGAGGCTCAGTTCGCGCATCCGTCCGTCGACCTGACACCCACGCTGCGCAGGATGACGTTCGACGCGTTCTGCGTGGCCACGGTGGGCGAGAAGCTGCCGACGTCGTCCTACGACGACTTCATGCTGCTGGCGGCGGGCGCGGACGCGCGCATCCAGGCGAAGCTGCCGCTGCGGTTCGTGTCCGCCCCCAAGGGCTTCGAGGCCGCCAAGGAGCGCTTCTACGGCGTGTTCGCCCGGAAGATCCACGAGGCGCGGCAGGCGCGGTCCTCCACCGCCGTGGACCTGATGTCGTGGACCCTGCGGGAGATGCCCCGACTCGACGACCAGGTGCACGCCCACCTGCTCGGCGGGTTCTTCTTCGGGGGTGTGTTCTCCTCGAGCACGACGCTCGTGGGTGCCTTCCATCAACTCAACAAGTACCCCGCCACGCTGGAACGGCTGGCGCTGGAGTCAGACGCGCTGGCCCAAGGCCCCTTGAGCCTGTCGCGCCTGGTGGACGAGGCCCCGTGGGGCGAGGCCGTGGCGTACGAGGCCCTGCGCATCCTCCCCGCGGTGCGCGTCTTCATGCGCCGCTCGCCGCTGACGCCCTCGCGGCTGGCGGGCGTCACGCTGCCGCCGGGCACCACGCTCATGGTGTCCAACCAGCATTTGCACCGCGACCCGAGCCACTGGGCGAGCCCGGAGACGTTCGACCCGGAGCGCTGGCTCAACGGGGGCGCGGCGAGAGACCCGCTCGGCAGCGGGCACTTCTTCCCCTTCGGCCGGGGCCCCCGGGCCTGTGTGGCCGGGGACTTCGCCATGGTGTACCTGCGCACGGCGCTGGCCACCTTGAGCGCCCGCGCGCGCATCCTCGTCGACTCGACGGAGCCCTTCGAGGAGGGTTTCTTCTTCGGCGTGGTGCGTCCCCGGGGCGTCACGGGCAAAATCATCCCGCGAGAGCGGTCCACCCTTCACCCTGCTTCCCCGGAAGCCCCCCTCCCCCCGGCAGTGGAATCCGCATGA
- a CDS encoding lipoxygenase family protein has product MTVEYKLRIRTSTKLGAGTDANISVVLVGTRGESGPHVLDKPFHNDFEAGAEDVYSVQASDDVGALLLLRFGNTGGIAADWLLDHAWVTAGERQWSFPFFRWVRAGATVDVLEGTAKLARHAGCEREATARRELLEARRRMYPWRPAEATEGLPGALDLSEAQPLPKDELYRGLTEGSYEVVIARTLAAIKLHLPLLSKAWNGLVDIFDFFKGLEVPRLAPRWQDDLEFARQAVQGINPLHITLIPQLPQGMPLTDEDVKGVLSPGTTLARALDSKRIFLLDFDILEDIPMYRKVDEDGVEERRWAPAARCLLYLDDLRQLRPLAIQLGRDGGKDPVFTPNDDTYDWLAAKIYLRCSEGNTHQMVAHALRTHFVAEPFVMATMRNLPDPHPVYKLLRRHFRYTLAINEGARKGLLAAGGVFDDFIATGGPDKGHLQLGKKGYQRWKLTDNRPREDLEHRGVLDPAVLPYYPYRDDALPLWDALEEYVGGVLRYFYPTDADLEGDTEMQHWWKDLTEHGLPVDKLPCRELSRVDDLVDILTTVVFTVSVQHAAVNYLQYEHYAFVPNAPLCMRREPPRQKGTLCAEDLPEMIPSRSQTLWQVAIGRALSSFGDDEEYLLNEGGWREEYFQEPQVRALRERFEQRLRAQRDVVAARNAGAQVPYTVLSPDRIPCGITV; this is encoded by the coding sequence CTCAGGATTCGGACGAGCACGAAGCTGGGCGCGGGAACGGATGCGAACATCTCCGTCGTCCTGGTGGGCACGCGAGGTGAGAGCGGCCCGCACGTGTTGGACAAGCCCTTCCACAACGACTTCGAGGCGGGCGCGGAGGATGTCTATTCCGTGCAGGCCTCGGACGACGTGGGAGCGCTCTTGCTGCTGCGCTTCGGCAACACCGGGGGCATCGCGGCGGACTGGCTGCTGGACCACGCGTGGGTGACGGCCGGGGAGCGGCAGTGGAGCTTCCCCTTCTTCCGCTGGGTGCGGGCCGGGGCCACGGTGGACGTGCTGGAAGGCACCGCGAAGCTCGCGCGGCATGCGGGCTGCGAGCGGGAGGCCACCGCGAGGCGGGAGCTGCTGGAGGCGCGCAGGCGCATGTACCCATGGCGCCCGGCGGAGGCGACCGAGGGGCTTCCGGGCGCGCTGGACCTCAGCGAGGCGCAGCCCCTGCCCAAGGACGAGCTGTACCGGGGGCTGACGGAGGGCAGCTACGAGGTGGTCATCGCCAGGACGCTGGCGGCCATCAAGCTGCACCTGCCCCTGCTGTCCAAGGCCTGGAACGGGCTGGTGGACATCTTCGACTTCTTCAAGGGCCTGGAGGTGCCCCGGCTCGCGCCGCGCTGGCAGGACGACCTGGAGTTCGCGCGCCAGGCCGTCCAGGGCATCAACCCGCTCCACATCACCCTCATCCCGCAACTGCCCCAGGGCATGCCGCTGACGGACGAGGACGTGAAGGGCGTCCTGTCCCCCGGCACCACGCTGGCCCGGGCGCTGGATTCCAAGCGCATCTTCCTGCTCGACTTCGACATCCTCGAGGACATCCCGATGTACCGGAAGGTCGACGAGGACGGCGTGGAGGAGCGCCGGTGGGCCCCCGCGGCGCGCTGCCTCTTGTACCTGGATGACCTGCGGCAGTTGAGGCCCCTGGCCATCCAGCTGGGGCGCGACGGCGGCAAGGACCCCGTCTTCACGCCGAACGACGACACGTACGACTGGCTCGCGGCGAAAATCTATCTGCGCTGCAGCGAGGGCAACACGCACCAGATGGTGGCGCACGCCTTGCGCACGCACTTCGTGGCGGAGCCCTTCGTGATGGCGACGATGCGCAACCTGCCGGACCCGCATCCGGTCTACAAGCTCCTGCGCCGGCACTTCCGTTACACGCTCGCCATCAACGAGGGCGCTCGCAAGGGACTGCTCGCCGCGGGCGGGGTGTTCGACGACTTCATCGCCACGGGCGGCCCCGACAAGGGCCACCTCCAGCTGGGCAAGAAGGGCTACCAGCGCTGGAAGCTCACGGACAACCGCCCCCGTGAGGACCTCGAGCACCGGGGTGTGCTGGACCCGGCGGTCCTCCCCTACTACCCCTACCGCGACGACGCGCTGCCCTTGTGGGATGCTTTGGAGGAATACGTCGGTGGGGTCCTCCGGTACTTCTACCCGACCGACGCCGACCTCGAGGGCGACACCGAGATGCAGCACTGGTGGAAGGACCTCACCGAGCACGGGCTGCCGGTGGACAAGCTGCCGTGTCGGGAGCTGTCGCGTGTCGACGACCTGGTCGACATCCTCACCACCGTCGTGTTCACGGTCAGCGTGCAGCACGCGGCGGTGAACTACCTGCAATACGAACACTACGCCTTCGTACCCAACGCGCCCCTGTGCATGCGCAGGGAGCCGCCCCGACAGAAGGGGACGCTCTGCGCCGAGGACCTCCCCGAGATGATTCCCTCCAGGTCCCAGACGCTCTGGCAGGTCGCCATCGGCCGGGCGCTGTCCAGCTTCGGGGACGACGAGGAGTACCTGCTCAACGAGGGCGGCTGGCGCGAGGAGTACTTCCAGGAGCCCCAGGTGCGGGCCCTGCGCGAGCGGTTCGAGCAGCGCCTGCGCGCCCAGCGCGACGTGGTGGCGGCGCGCAACGCGGGCGCCCAGGTGCCCTACACCGTGCTGAGTCCCGACCGGATTCCCTGCGGCATCACCGTCTAA